The following proteins are encoded in a genomic region of Drosophila miranda strain MSH22 chromosome 4, D.miranda_PacBio2.1, whole genome shotgun sequence:
- the LOC108164194 gene encoding uncharacterized protein LOC108164194 — MRVSLALWGTLCLWVVTANAQGFIPPPNAGLHNAPFHNSHRRQLNLQQYNQQNFVQAGVELPIPHRQQQQAQHTHLHHQAPQQHRFGQFPQQQQQQQQQPLAPTQQQPHGNQQFQRSTQSQLQTAPQFPPQQHQQQQTQQQLPSASSNLDLHHQNFLDLRNYAGSQQQQHPHQQQQQQQQLPQRHKQFDSRLQSTAFPPQPSRETYQQQQTQQQFSYQQPQQFGSQVQPQTTQKLPSQAPVPTFQTIPQQTPHPIQHQQHQQQQQQQHGQFNYQPQPALPQYQLTPQLGLPVPPLFSTLQSTPFPAQPTREAFQQQQQQQQQPQGQQFQHQFVNAPAQHQPADQEYKQKLIQKHEQFVAKQYEKSQHKVRQQHEEFLVKQHQIKQHILPTIITQHNGNYQHSPYGVGPPRGRPVAHPTDYNQFNSALQQYYKEHPTTTTTTTTTTTTEATTTPKKNIYAQVKSELGKYPSQKGAGKKPVKTFARDDLLKQLKAALSEAPQQPLTGNNTYDEMDLLLPNGQRVQVIRTTDPNLVQGQKAYSQEQLQTLLAQQALGSEAKLSLSDVAPSKSKDLELPGGGKVQILRSPDPQESDTLPTGSLPGGIDLSSLAALYGGGAGDIQGISSGANSIASSAVITSDSDEPPSLEELAKRGLIPDGYEIEGLSPKSETQATPAPAVPAKKKATYVYLEEQADGSFKIQGVKANGEKETKQTGAEVESILERIRNGEIKLPPSVSRLTLPNDELVEIKSGKIIQTTRAPLTTTSSTTTTTTTTPAPFVSRGTPSNHRQYHPSRTSTTSTTTSEPYTPRYSPIYESSTSNAAAASLIRTTPAPVYSSSPVTASSYLGGVSVSTHLPVVTERLSDLAHTPELLPPAPQYADALVQETENTEKAAQAGPGVTSVLSNPSEDLLQILKSNGLFAMAKYLRQSGLDSILNETGPYTIFVPTDKAFKNLLVQLGGPERAEEKFQSNPRLLSGLLLHHVIPGAFEIATLQDEMTGVSLAGTQLRVNQYNMHDQEWNDVTLTTINGAMVVLNKKDIKIPQGVAHAVDRVMFPLPVGDLLQTLQSDREGRFSNFLKILYTSGLSEKLQSKGVKTYTVFAPVDKSFSELDSDALEKLFNDKEAAEQFAMKHIVPGALFSAGMRFYQVKDSLYTGKTVILQKTSAGKIKVNDAQMVTSNIPATNGVIHALDGVLA, encoded by the exons CCCTTTCACAACTCGCATCGTCGCCAGCTGAATCTGCAGCAGTACAATCAGCAAAACTTTGTCCAGGCCGGCGTCGAGCTGCCCATTCCCcaccgccagcagcagcaggcgcaaCACACCCATCTGCACCACCAGGCACCGCAGCAGCATCGTTTCGGCCAGttcccacagcagcagcagcagcagcaacagcaaccgcTGGCGCCCACCCAGCAGCAACCCCACGGCAATCAGCAGTTCCAACGGTCCACCCAAAGCCAGCTGCAAACGGCTCCTCAATTCCCTCCGCAGCAGCATCAACAACAgcagacgcagcagcagctgccctCGGCTTCCAGCAATCTGGATCTGCATCATCAGAACTTCTTGGACTTGCGTAACTACGCAGGCtcccagcagcaacagcacccccatcaacagcagcaacagcaacaacagttGCCCCAACGCCACAAGCAATTTG ACTCCCGCTTGCAGTCGACCGCTTTCCCACCACAACCCTCGAGGGAAACctaccagcaacagcaaaccCAGCAGCAGTTTTCCTACCAGCAGCCCCAGCAATTCGGATCTCAAGTTCAGCCTcagaccacacagaagttGCCCAGCCAGGCGCCTGTGCCCACCTTCCAGACTATTCCACAACAGACTCCGCATCCCatccagcaccagcagcaccagcaacagcagcaacagcagcatggCCAGTTCAACTATCAGCCTCAGCCAGCCCTTCCGCAGTACCAATTGACACCCCAGCTGGGTCTGCCTGTGCCACCACTCTTCAGCACTTTGCAGTCCACACCCTTTCCAGCGCAGCCCACGAGAGAAGccttccagcagcagcagcagcagcaacagcaacccCAAGGTCAGCAATTCCAGCACCAATTTGTGAATGCTCCCGCTCAGCACCAGCCAGCAGATCAGGAGTACAAGCAGAAGCTCATCCAGAAACACGAACAGTTTGTGGCCAAGCAGTACGAGAAGTCACAGCACAAGGTGCGCCAGCAGCATGAGGAGTTCCTGGTTAAGCAGCACCAGATCAAGCAGCACATCCTGCCGACGATCATCACTCAGCATAATGGAAACTACCAGCACTCGCCCTATGGCGTAGGACCGCCACGTGGACGCCCGGTGGCCCATCCCACCGATTACAACCAGTTCAACAGCGCCCTACAGCAGTACTACAAGGAGCACCCAACCACGACGACGACCACGACAACGACAACCACCACTGAGGCCACCACCACGCCCAAGAAGAACATCTATGCCCAGGTCAAGTCGGAGCTCGGAAAGTATCCCAGCCAGAAGGGCGCTGGTAAGAAGCCTGTGAAGACCTTTGCCCGGGATGATCTGTTGAAGCAGCTGAAAGCAGCCCTCTCAGAAGCCCCGCAGCAGCCCTTGACTGGCAACAATACCTACGACGAAATGGATCTTCTGCTGCCCAATGGCCAGAGAGTCCAGGTGATACGCACCACGGATCCCAACCTTGTGCAGGGTCAGAAAGCTTATTCCCAGGAGCAGCTGCAGACCCTGCTGGCCCAACAAGCGCTGGGATCTGAGGCCAAGTTGAGCCTCAGCGATGTGGCTCCCAGCAAGAGTAAGGACCTGGAACTGCCCGGTGGTGGTAAAGTGCAAATCCTTCGGTCCCCAGATCCCCAGGAGTCCGACACCCTCCCAACCGGATCGCTGCCGGGAGGTATAGATCTGTCCAGCCTGGCAGCTCTATATGGTGGTGGAGCCGGCGACATACAGGGCATTAGCAGTGGAGCCAACAGCATCGCCAGCTCGGCCGTCATCACTTCAGATTCGGATGAACCACCCTCCCTGGAAGAGCTGGCCAAGCGTGGACTTATTCCCGATGGCTATGAGATCGAGGGTCTAAGCCCAAAGTCCGAGACACAGGCAACGCCAGCACCGGCGGTACCGGCCAAGAAGAAGGCCACCTACGTGTACCTCGAGGAACAGGCCGATGGCAGCTTCAAGATCCAGGGAGTGAAGGCCAATGGCGAGAAGGAAACCAAGCAGACTGGCGCGGAAGTCGAGAGCATTCTGGAGAGAATAAGGAATGGTGAGATCAAGCTGCCCCCTTCTGTGTCCCGTCTGACCCTTCCCAATGATGAGCTCGTGGAGATCAAAAGCGGAAAGATCATCCAGACCACCCGGGCCCCACTGACAACGACCAGTAGCACAACAACCACCACAACGACCACACCAGCTCCATTTGTTTCTCGCGGCACGCCCAGCAATCATCGTCAGTATCATCCCTCCCGGACATCGACCACCAGCACAACGACTAGTGAGCCCTACACTCCTCGCTACAGCCCCATCTATGAGAGCAGTACCTCCAACGCGGCAGCTGCGAGCCTGATCCGCACCACGCCCGCTCCAGTGTATAGCTCTTCGCCGGTGACAGCCTCTTCGTACCTGGGAGGAGTCTCCGTCTCCACCCACCTGCCAGTGGTTACCGAACGTCTCTCGGATCTAGCCCACACACCGGAGCTGCTGCCACCTGCGCCTCAGTATGCTGACGCTCTTGTCCAGGAAACCGAGAATACAGAGAAGGCAGCCCAGGCTGGTCCGGGTGTTACCTCCGTTCTGTCCAATCCGAGCGAGGATTTGCTTCAGATATTGAAGTCGAATGGGCTCTTTGCTATGGCCAAGTACCTCCGCCAGTCGGGATTGGACAGCATTCTTAACGAGACAGGACCCTACACAATATTTGTGCCCACTGACAAGGCCTTCAAAAATCTCCTGGTACAATTGGGTGGACCCGAGCGCGCAGAGGAGAAGTTCCAGTCCAATCCAAGACTGCTGAGTGGG TTATTACTTCACCACGTGATCCCTGGAGCCTTTGAAATTGCCACTTTGCAAGACGAGATGACGGGCGTGTCCCTGGCTGGAACCCAGCTCCGTGTCAATCAGTACAATATGCACGACCAGGAGTGGAACGATGTCACT CTCACTACCATCAATGGAGCCATGGTTGTGCTGAATAAGAAGGACATCAAGATCCCTCAGGGAGTGGCCCATGCCGTGGATCGTGTCATGTTTCCACTGCCCGTAGGAGATCTTCTGCAGACTCTGCAATCCGATCGCGAGGGTCGCTTTAGCAACTTCCTCAAGATTCTTTACACCTCTGGACTGTCCGAGAAGCTGCAGAGCAAGG GTGTAAAAACGTACACTGTTTTTGCCCCAGTGGACAAGAGCTTCAGTGAACTGGACTCGGATGCGCTGGAGAAGCTATTCAATGATAAGGAAGCCGCCGAGCAGTTTGCCATGAAGCACATAGTACCTGGAGCTCTCTTCTCCGCTGGTATGCGTTTCTACCAGGTTAAGGACTCGCTGTACACGGGCAAGACCGTGATTCTGCAGAAGACCTCTGCTGGAAAGATCAAGGTGAATGATGCCCAGATGGTCACATCCAACATCCCTGCCACCAATGGAGTGATCCATGCCTTGGACGGCGTTCTTGCGTGA